In Micromonospora sp. LH3U1, one genomic interval encodes:
- a CDS encoding methionine synthase has product MTDQAWPWPAGAATGIGSLPGTDIAEAQRVVLGELPELPHLPELPARGPGADLIGRSAGLLVELPVEVYAGRWQVAPRPGRDLRRARDLMERDLDQLAEQAEEYAGPIKVQAAGPFTLAASLELPIGGRLLRDPGAVRDLAGSLAEGLRAHVAAVARRLPRASVLLQLDEPSLPTVLAGRVPTESGLGAYRAVDPVDAAALLRTVVEAVGVPTVVHCCAPDVPLELIRSTGAVAVALDLDLVTKLDPLGEAIDAGLGLLAGAVPTRPPSAGGAPTSAQIADRVRQIWDRLGFPRRQLAEQVVVTPACGLAGATPEYARAVLAACRDAGRRFAED; this is encoded by the coding sequence GTGACAGATCAGGCGTGGCCCTGGCCGGCCGGCGCGGCAACCGGAATTGGTTCGCTGCCCGGCACCGACATCGCCGAGGCCCAGCGGGTGGTCCTCGGCGAGCTCCCCGAGCTGCCCCACCTGCCCGAACTGCCGGCGCGTGGCCCCGGCGCCGACCTGATCGGCCGCAGCGCCGGGCTGTTGGTCGAGCTGCCCGTCGAGGTGTACGCCGGGCGGTGGCAGGTCGCCCCGCGTCCGGGCCGCGACCTGCGCCGGGCCCGTGACCTGATGGAACGCGACCTGGACCAGCTCGCCGAACAGGCCGAGGAGTACGCCGGGCCGATCAAGGTGCAGGCCGCTGGCCCGTTCACGCTGGCCGCCTCCCTGGAGTTGCCGATCGGTGGCCGCCTGTTGCGCGACCCCGGCGCGGTCCGCGATCTGGCCGGCTCCCTCGCCGAGGGGCTGCGCGCGCACGTCGCGGCGGTGGCCCGGCGGCTGCCTCGGGCTTCGGTGTTGCTCCAGTTGGACGAACCGTCGCTGCCGACCGTGCTGGCCGGGCGGGTGCCGACGGAGAGCGGGCTGGGCGCGTACCGGGCAGTCGATCCGGTGGACGCGGCCGCGCTGCTGCGCACGGTCGTCGAGGCGGTCGGCGTGCCGACGGTGGTGCACTGCTGCGCCCCGGACGTGCCGCTGGAGCTGATCCGCTCCACCGGTGCCGTCGCGGTCGCCCTCGACCTCGACCTGGTCACCAAGCTTGACCCGCTGGGGGAGGCGATCGACGCCGGCCTCGGGTTGCTGGCCGGGGCCGTGCCGACCCGGCCGCCGTCGGCCGGTGGCGCGCCGACCTCCGCGCAGATCGCCGATCGGGTACGCCAAATCTGGGACCGCCTCGGCTTCCCTCGTCGACAGTTGGCCGAGCAGGT